One segment of Castanea sativa cultivar Marrone di Chiusa Pesio chromosome 3, ASM4071231v1 DNA contains the following:
- the LOC142629347 gene encoding zinc finger protein CONSTANS-LIKE 14-like, whose product MVSPGSRRIGETVPCDFCSQQIAVLYCRADSAKLCLFCDQHVHSANLLSRKHLRSQICDNCSSEPVSVRCSTDNLVLCQECDLDAHGSCSVSASHDRSPIEGFSGCPSALDLASFWGLDLDDKKANQSAPTIQDWCGGGAAQDLFMPSSAWMFNNDYNNNSKSSAALCYQDLIVPSDSSNGGAILGANCGGIVTASKSCGKQRHVIYKQLVELSKRDLPCGVGDNGGLDFENGGGDDDHHGVVGSANSGGGGVVQVQQSVQQQHQTVPFTTLLTMPTTSHVDLKGTDHRIVNRDMLWDCDHNAQSTQIWDFNLGRLRGHEEPGTLEVAYGGNDAGFMIKNFGELLKESSLPNAKILGDMYPMNCPVTHDDMAFNNNSNNPTASQGPATSESNNLPVGRSESVSAFGKARGSSGSKDMHFVEQPFLVRVDSVQTAAITKADMELLAQNRGNAMQRYKEKKKTRRYDKHIRYESRKARADTRKRVKGRFVKASEAPDGC is encoded by the exons atggtGAGCCCTGGATCGCGACGAATCGGAGAGACCGTGCCCTGCGATTTCTGCAGTCAGCAAATCGCGGTTCTCTACTGTAGAGCCGACTCGGCCAAGCTCTGCTTGTTCTGTGACCAGCACGTTCACTCGGCGAATCTTCTTTCGCGGAAGCATCTCCGGTCACAGATCTGCGATAACTGTAGCTCCGAACCGGTTTCGGTTCGGTGCTCCACGGACAACCTCGTGCTTTGCCAGGAGTGTGATTTGGACGCTCACGGGAGTTGCTCTGTGTCCGCCTCACACGATCGGAGCCCAATCGAAGGCTTCTCTGGCTGCCCCTCAGCTCTCGACCTCGCTTCCTTTTGGGGCTTAGATCTCGATGATAAGAAGGCGAATCAATCCGCGCCGACAATCCAGGACTGGTGCGGCGGCGGCGCTGCTCAAGATTTGTTCATGCCTTCGTCGGCGTGGATGTTCAACAACGATTATAACAACAACAGCAAATCGAGCGCGGCGTTGTGTTATCAGGATTTGATTGTTCCCAGCGACAGCAGCAACGGCGGCGCGATTCTCGGCGCGAATTGCGGGGGGATCGTAACCGCTTCGAAGAGCTGCGGGAAGCAGAGGCACGTGATTTATAAGCAGCTGGTGGAGCTTTCCAAAAGGGATTTACCTTGTGGTGTTGGTGATAACGGAGGACTTGATTTTGAGAATGGCGGCGGCGATGATGATCATCATGGAGTTGTAGGTTCCGCTAATAGTGGCGGTGGTGGTGTTGTTCAAGTTCAACAATCGGTGCAGCAGCAACATCAAACGGTGCCGTTTACGACTTTGCTCACCATGCCAACGACGTCGCACGTGGATTTGAAGGGAACCGATCATCGCATTGTGAATCGGGATATGTTGTGGGACTGTGATCACAATGCTCAGAGTACTCAG ATATGGGATTTTAATCTAGGACGGTTGAGAGGTCATGAAGAACCTGGTACACTGGAAGTTGCCTATGGTGGAAATGATGCAGGCTTTATGATAAAGAATTTTGGTGAACTCTTGAAAGAATCCTCTTTGCCTAATGCAAAAATTTTGGGAGATATGTACCCAATGAATTGCCCTGTTACGCATGACGATATGGCATTTAAT AACAACTCAAATAACCCAACAGCAAGCCAGGGCCCGGCAACATCTGAAAGCAACAACCTACCTGTAGGAAGGTCAGAATCAGTTTCAGCATTTGGTAAAGCAAGAGGTTCCAGTGGCTCCAAAGACATGCACTTTGTGGAGCAACCGTTTCTTGTGAGAGTTGATTCTGTGCAAACAGCAGCTATAACCAAGGCTGACATGGAGCTGTTGGCACAGAACAGAGGCAACGCCATGCAGCGttacaaggagaagaagaaaacccgAAG ATATGATAAGCACATAAGGTACGAGTCAAGAAAAGCAAGAGCTGATACCAGGAAGAGAGTGAAGGGTCGATTCGTGAAGGCTAGTGAAGCTCCTGATGGTTGTTAA